Proteins co-encoded in one Natronorubrum daqingense genomic window:
- a CDS encoding rhomboid family intramembrane serine protease has translation MAGRSHSRVKPSPNPFPESSPDDGSTATGSSGAIVDLLVVFAVVFFVYHLALIVGLGLVAGLFVLSPPVTDNLLSVVASVYAHQGLGHLLSNSIALVVFGWPVARATTRVRFHAFFLLTGAIAGLSQIVLTNAAAAAPIFGVPGTGGVIGASGGVFALLGYLIASNRLSAGLASFVEVPQWLTAVVFVGLAAAVTLATAGPGIALLAHFTGFLVGMLAGRARILHVGTSASR, from the coding sequence ATGGCTGGTCGCTCGCACTCACGAGTGAAACCCTCTCCAAACCCGTTCCCAGAGTCGAGTCCCGACGATGGATCCACAGCTACCGGCTCGAGTGGCGCTATCGTCGATCTCTTGGTCGTGTTCGCCGTCGTCTTCTTCGTTTACCACCTCGCGTTGATCGTCGGGCTAGGACTCGTGGCTGGATTGTTCGTCCTGTCACCGCCAGTGACCGATAACCTCCTGTCGGTCGTCGCGAGCGTCTACGCGCATCAGGGGCTCGGACACCTACTGTCGAACAGTATCGCGCTCGTCGTCTTCGGCTGGCCCGTCGCTCGAGCGACCACTCGAGTTCGATTTCACGCGTTCTTCCTCCTGACGGGGGCGATTGCCGGCCTCTCACAGATCGTTCTAACGAACGCCGCAGCGGCGGCACCGATATTCGGCGTCCCCGGAACCGGAGGCGTCATCGGCGCCAGCGGCGGCGTCTTCGCCTTGTTGGGCTACCTGATCGCGTCGAACCGACTGTCGGCCGGACTCGCGTCGTTCGTCGAGGTTCCACAGTGGCTGACGGCCGTCGTCTTCGTCGGTCTCGCAGCCGCCGTAACGTTGGCGACTGCTGGCCCCGGGATCGCACTTCTCGCCCACTTCACCGGCTTCTTAGTCGGGATGCTCGCCGGGCGCGCTCGCATCTTGCACGTCGGAACTTCCGCGAGCCGGTGA
- the rpsJ gene encoding 30S ribosomal protein S10, with protein MQQARVRLAGTSPDDLDDICDDVREIANNTGVNLSGPIPLPTKTLEVPARKSPDGEGTATWEHWEMRVHKRLIDLDADERALRQLMRIQVPNDVSIEIVLED; from the coding sequence ATGCAGCAGGCACGCGTTCGACTCGCAGGCACGAGTCCAGACGACCTCGACGATATCTGTGACGACGTCCGCGAGATTGCGAACAACACCGGCGTCAACCTCAGCGGTCCGATCCCACTGCCGACGAAGACCCTCGAGGTGCCGGCCCGGAAGTCGCCTGACGGCGAAGGCACTGCAACGTGGGAGCACTGGGAGATGCGCGTCCACAAGCGCCTGATCGATCTGGACGCCGACGAACGCGCACTCCGCCAGCTCATGCGCATTCAGGTGCCAAACGACGTCTCGATCGAGATCGTCCTCGAAGACTAA
- the tuf gene encoding translation elongation factor EF-1 subunit alpha, translating to MSEQHQNLAIIGHVDHGKSTLVGRLLYETGSVPEHVIEQHREEAEEKGKGGFEFAYVMDNLAEERERGVTIDIAHQEFSTDAYDFTIVDCPGHRDFVKNMITGASQADNAVLVVAADDGVAPQTQEHVFLARTLGIDELIIGVNKMDVVDYKEDTFDEVVEEVNQLLKQVQFQTDGASFIPISAFEGDNIADESGETPWYDGRTLLEALNDLPAPEPPTDAPLRLPIQDVYTISGIGTVPVGRIETGIMNIGDNVSFQPSDVGGEVKTIEMHHEEVPKAEPGDNVGFNVRGIGKDDIRRGDVCGPADEPPSVAETFQAQVVVMQHPSVITAGYTPVFHAHTAQVACTIESIDKKMDPASGEVAEENPDFIQSGDAAVVTIRPQKPLSIEPSSEIPELGSFAIRDMGQTIAAGKVLDVDGK from the coding sequence ATGAGCGAACAACATCAAAACTTGGCCATCATCGGCCACGTCGACCACGGGAAGAGTACGCTCGTGGGACGCCTCCTCTACGAGACGGGGAGCGTACCAGAGCACGTCATCGAACAGCACCGCGAAGAAGCAGAAGAGAAGGGCAAAGGCGGCTTCGAGTTCGCCTACGTCATGGACAACCTCGCCGAAGAGCGAGAGCGTGGTGTTACCATCGACATCGCCCACCAGGAGTTCTCGACGGACGCCTACGATTTCACCATCGTCGACTGTCCTGGTCACCGCGACTTCGTCAAGAACATGATCACGGGCGCATCCCAGGCGGACAACGCCGTCCTCGTCGTCGCCGCCGACGACGGTGTCGCGCCCCAGACCCAGGAGCACGTGTTCCTGGCTCGGACCCTCGGTATCGACGAACTCATCATCGGCGTCAACAAGATGGACGTCGTCGACTACAAGGAGGACACCTTCGACGAGGTCGTCGAGGAAGTCAACCAGCTGCTCAAGCAGGTTCAGTTCCAGACCGACGGTGCCTCGTTCATCCCGATTTCGGCATTCGAAGGCGACAACATCGCCGACGAATCCGGCGAGACGCCGTGGTACGACGGACGTACCCTCCTCGAGGCACTCAACGACCTGCCAGCGCCGGAGCCACCAACGGACGCGCCGCTTCGGCTCCCAATTCAGGACGTATACACGATTTCGGGAATCGGGACCGTCCCAGTCGGCCGAATCGAGACCGGTATCATGAACATCGGCGACAACGTCTCCTTCCAGCCATCGGACGTCGGTGGCGAAGTGAAGACGATCGAGATGCACCACGAAGAGGTGCCAAAAGCAGAGCCGGGTGACAACGTCGGATTCAACGTTCGTGGCATCGGTAAGGACGACATCCGCCGCGGTGACGTCTGTGGCCCGGCCGACGAGCCACCGAGCGTCGCCGAGACGTTCCAGGCACAGGTCGTCGTCATGCAACACCCATCCGTGATCACGGCTGGCTACACGCCAGTCTTCCACGCCCACACGGCACAGGTCGCCTGTACCATCGAATCCATCGACAAGAAGATGGACCCCGCAAGCGGTGAAGTCGCCGAGGAGAACCCCGACTTCATCCAGTCTGGTGACGCTGCTGTGGTCACGATCCGACCACAAAAGCCACTCAGCATCGAGCCATCGAGCGAGATCCCAGAACTCGGGAGCTTCGCCATCCGTGACATGGGTCAGACCATCGCGGCCGGCAAGGTCCTCGACGTCGACGGCAAATAA
- a CDS encoding homoserine dehydrogenase — protein sequence MKLAILGAGDVGRSVADLAGDYGHDVVALADSTTATVDDDGIDIDGALERKLAGDALGSSDLETVFEADYDVLVEATPTTLGDAQPGFSHTKRALEADRHVVLANKGPVAERYEELRALEAASAGSIRFEATVGGAIPILSTVEDSTPQAVTAVRGVLNGTANFILTRMAAEGLDYEHVLAEAQDLGVAEADPTFDVDGTDAALKFVILANVLADGGFALNDATVDGIQNIPGSALDLAAEDGRTIRLIGEATRDGVRVGPRLVPENGPLAVTGTRNIVQIETRNAGSLHSSGRGAGGPETATAVLSDVGRLPPL from the coding sequence ATGAAACTCGCAATCCTCGGTGCTGGCGACGTCGGCCGATCGGTCGCCGACCTCGCCGGTGACTACGGCCACGACGTCGTCGCGCTCGCCGATTCGACCACCGCAACGGTCGACGACGATGGCATCGACATCGACGGCGCACTCGAGCGCAAACTCGCCGGAGACGCCCTCGGCTCCAGTGACCTCGAGACAGTCTTCGAGGCCGACTACGACGTGCTCGTCGAGGCGACGCCGACGACCCTCGGCGACGCCCAGCCCGGCTTTTCACACACCAAACGCGCACTCGAAGCCGACCGCCACGTCGTGTTAGCGAACAAAGGTCCCGTCGCAGAACGCTACGAAGAACTCCGCGCACTCGAGGCGGCCAGTGCCGGCTCGATCCGGTTCGAAGCGACCGTCGGCGGCGCGATTCCGATCCTCTCGACGGTCGAGGATTCCACGCCACAGGCCGTAACGGCCGTCCGAGGGGTGCTCAACGGTACCGCGAACTTCATCCTCACCCGGATGGCTGCCGAGGGGCTCGACTACGAACACGTTCTCGCAGAAGCGCAGGACCTCGGCGTCGCCGAGGCTGATCCGACGTTCGACGTCGACGGCACCGACGCCGCGCTCAAGTTCGTCATCCTCGCGAACGTTCTCGCGGACGGCGGCTTCGCACTCAATGACGCGACCGTCGACGGCATTCAGAACATCCCCGGCAGCGCACTCGACCTCGCCGCCGAGGACGGCCGAACGATTCGCCTCATCGGTGAGGCGACTCGCGACGGTGTCCGCGTCGGACCACGACTCGTCCCCGAAAACGGGCCGCTCGCCGTCACCGGCACGCGAAACATCGTCCAGATCGAAACCCGAAACGCCGGGTCGTTACACTCGAGCGGTCGCGGTGCGGGTGGCCCGGAGACGGCGACGGCCGTGCTCTCCGACGTCGGCAGGCTCCCACCGCTGTAG
- a CDS encoding amino acid-binding protein gives MDACDTEVTAVSNDPADDEKAETDGGVRAYTVRLELVDEPGELLRALAPIADNGGNLLSIHHERGSITPRGHIPVEVDLESPPDRFDGIVEALRDAGVNVIQAGAEHYGEEISVVLVGNIVETDLSDTLSKIESDANAVVRDLSLTAPDGTEAVSSARIRLAIDSGQSDAALSAIRSIGSDKELTVVEPLLGGETA, from the coding sequence GTGGACGCTTGCGACACGGAGGTGACGGCAGTGAGTAACGACCCCGCCGACGACGAGAAAGCGGAAACAGACGGCGGCGTTCGTGCCTACACCGTCCGCCTCGAACTCGTCGACGAACCTGGCGAGTTACTTCGCGCGCTCGCACCGATCGCCGACAACGGTGGAAACCTGTTGAGCATCCACCACGAACGCGGAAGTATCACTCCTCGCGGACACATTCCCGTCGAGGTCGACCTGGAAAGTCCGCCGGACAGATTCGACGGCATCGTCGAGGCCCTTCGCGACGCCGGCGTCAACGTCATTCAAGCCGGTGCCGAACACTACGGCGAGGAGATCAGCGTCGTGTTGGTCGGTAACATCGTCGAAACCGATCTCTCGGACACGCTCTCGAAGATCGAATCCGACGCGAACGCCGTCGTTCGCGACCTCTCGCTGACGGCTCCCGACGGAACGGAAGCCGTCTCGAGCGCTCGCATTCGACTGGCGATCGACTCCGGCCAATCCGACGCCGCGCTGTCGGCGATTCGCTCGATCGGTTCGGACAAAGAGCTCACCGTCGTCGAACCGCTTCTCGGAGGTGAGACCGCATGA
- a CDS encoding NifU family protein has translation MTPPDAASDASGDADAADGERSLKERVEAWLSREMPIIQMHGGTSAVREADPETGEVIVELGGGCKGCSVSGITTNNIEAELITWPEIDEVTVRVPDARESLGGPDQAESIMGVDRTEGGRGDWGSSNPGKDHL, from the coding sequence ATGACACCTCCCGACGCCGCATCCGACGCGTCCGGTGACGCCGACGCCGCAGACGGCGAGCGGTCGCTCAAAGAGCGCGTCGAAGCGTGGCTCAGTCGCGAGATGCCGATCATCCAGATGCACGGCGGGACGAGCGCCGTCCGCGAGGCCGACCCCGAAACAGGCGAAGTCATCGTCGAACTCGGCGGCGGCTGTAAAGGCTGTTCAGTCAGCGGCATTACGACGAACAACATCGAGGCCGAACTCATCACGTGGCCCGAAATCGACGAGGTCACCGTCCGCGTTCCCGACGCTCGAGAGAGCCTCGGTGGCCCCGATCAGGCCGAATCGATCATGGGCGTCGACCGGACGGAAGGTGGTCGCGGTGACTGGGGTTCGTCGAACCCGGGGAAAGACCACCTCTAG
- a CDS encoding LVIVD repeat-containing protein — protein MQRRSFLRAGAGAGGSLLLSEALVSSSPAATAVAAESTPSGYEPLGRVEVDGATEAVVGDDGDTVYVAAADGFATVDISDPSDPEVLAEEFMLEVDGTPFREILDVKVDGDRLAVVGPANRTDEDVFHGFELYDVSDPAEPTVVADYETGFHIHNCFLEDDLLYVVANGEDDNPLVIYDVSDDEVDEIGSWSLLEREPDWEDVYWLARYNHDVYVHDDIAYLAHWNAGTYLVDVSDPSEPTYRSHVSDATLEESLELSDQDAQLGLPGNDHYSAVDDTGDLLAVGREAWETGGDDPDGPGGIDLYDVSDPDEPESLASIDAPAAGDATYDGGEWTTAHNFELRDDRLYSSWYQGGVRIHDVSDPAEPEELAHWRDTDTAGFWTARVADPGETFVASSTQLIPGADTEGALYTFSIDIDAGTAESLFEAIPGGGVTAGAAGITGGVVALEWLRRRNWRNNGESAGEPAGEGE, from the coding sequence ATGCAGCGGAGATCCTTCCTCCGGGCCGGCGCTGGCGCGGGCGGATCGCTCCTCCTCTCTGAGGCGCTCGTCTCGTCGTCCCCTGCAGCCACGGCTGTCGCGGCCGAGTCGACGCCCTCCGGGTACGAACCGCTCGGTCGCGTCGAGGTCGACGGTGCAACCGAAGCCGTCGTCGGCGACGACGGCGATACGGTGTACGTCGCCGCGGCCGACGGCTTCGCGACGGTCGATATCAGTGATCCCTCCGACCCCGAGGTCCTCGCGGAGGAGTTCATGCTCGAGGTCGATGGAACCCCGTTTCGCGAGATTCTCGACGTCAAAGTCGACGGCGACCGCCTCGCCGTCGTCGGCCCGGCCAACAGGACGGACGAGGACGTCTTTCACGGCTTCGAACTCTACGACGTGAGCGACCCCGCCGAACCGACCGTCGTCGCGGACTACGAAACCGGTTTTCACATCCACAACTGCTTTCTCGAGGACGATCTGCTCTACGTAGTGGCCAACGGCGAGGACGATAACCCGCTCGTGATCTACGACGTGAGCGACGACGAGGTCGACGAAATCGGGAGCTGGTCGCTCCTCGAACGCGAACCCGACTGGGAGGACGTCTACTGGCTCGCACGGTACAACCACGACGTCTACGTCCACGACGACATCGCGTACCTCGCTCACTGGAACGCCGGCACCTACCTCGTCGACGTCAGCGACCCGAGCGAACCGACGTACCGCTCGCACGTGAGCGACGCGACGCTCGAGGAGTCACTCGAGTTGTCGGACCAAGATGCTCAACTCGGCCTCCCGGGGAACGACCACTATTCGGCTGTCGACGACACCGGCGACCTCCTCGCGGTGGGTCGGGAGGCCTGGGAGACGGGCGGCGACGACCCCGACGGCCCCGGCGGGATCGACCTCTACGACGTGAGCGATCCGGACGAGCCAGAATCGCTCGCGTCGATCGACGCCCCGGCCGCCGGCGACGCAACCTACGACGGCGGAGAGTGGACGACCGCACACAATTTCGAACTCCGAGACGACCGTCTCTACTCCTCGTGGTACCAGGGCGGCGTCAGGATACACGACGTGAGCGACCCCGCAGAGCCCGAGGAACTCGCCCACTGGCGTGATACCGATACGGCCGGCTTCTGGACCGCTCGAGTCGCCGACCCCGGCGAGACGTTCGTCGCGAGCAGCACGCAACTGATCCCGGGCGCGGACACCGAGGGCGCCCTCTACACCTTCTCGATCGACATCGACGCGGGCACCGCTGAAAGCCTGTTCGAGGCGATCCCGGGCGGTGGCGTCACCGCCGGTGCTGCTGGCATTACCGGTGGGGTCGTCGCCCTCGAGTGGCTGCGCCGACGTAACTGGCGCAACAACGGTGAGTCTGCTGGCGAACCCGCCGGTGAAGGTGAGTAA
- a CDS encoding ROK family protein, translating to MDYYAGVDLGATNVRAVVAEPDGATIGSARRSTPRGPTGIDVTEGVLRTLRNACDDAGIAPEEIVAAGIGSIGPFDLAEGAVIDPANLPDSIDRIPLTGPLEKLIDSDEVYLHNDTTAGVIGERFHAVSNPDDMAYITISSGIGAGVCCDGEIMDGWDGNAGEVGHYVVDPHGRLTCGCGRDGHWEAYCSGNAIPNYARLLAEDDPTISTDLPLEGPDFTAKDVFALAGDDELADYVIDQLAHWNAIGVTNVIHAFAPIVVSFGGAVALHNEELVVDPIRERVAELVMTNVPEIRVTDQGDDVVVEGALASALTGGTGDRRRL from the coding sequence ATGGACTACTATGCGGGCGTCGATCTCGGTGCGACGAACGTTCGAGCGGTCGTCGCAGAACCCGACGGAGCGACGATCGGCTCGGCTCGCCGATCGACGCCGCGCGGCCCGACGGGGATCGACGTAACGGAGGGCGTCCTTCGAACGCTTCGAAACGCGTGTGACGACGCCGGAATTGCCCCCGAGGAAATCGTCGCCGCGGGAATCGGCTCGATCGGCCCGTTCGACCTCGCAGAGGGTGCCGTTATCGATCCCGCGAATCTCCCGGACTCGATCGACCGAATTCCGTTGACTGGACCGCTCGAGAAACTGATCGACAGCGACGAGGTCTACCTGCACAACGACACTACGGCGGGCGTCATCGGCGAGCGGTTTCACGCCGTTAGCAACCCGGACGATATGGCCTACATCACGATCTCCTCGGGGATCGGTGCCGGGGTCTGCTGTGACGGCGAGATCATGGACGGCTGGGACGGCAACGCCGGGGAAGTCGGCCACTACGTCGTCGACCCCCACGGCAGGCTGACCTGTGGCTGTGGCCGCGACGGCCACTGGGAAGCCTACTGTTCGGGGAACGCGATCCCGAACTACGCCAGACTGCTCGCCGAAGACGACCCGACGATCTCGACCGATCTGCCGCTCGAAGGCCCTGATTTCACCGCAAAGGACGTCTTCGCGCTGGCCGGCGACGACGAGCTAGCCGATTACGTCATCGACCAACTCGCCCACTGGAACGCGATCGGCGTCACGAACGTCATTCACGCGTTCGCACCGATCGTGGTCTCCTTCGGCGGGGCCGTGGCCCTACACAACGAGGAGTTAGTTGTCGATCCGATCCGCGAACGAGTCGCGGAACTGGTGATGACGAACGTCCCCGAAATTCGCGTCACCGATCAGGGCGACGACGTGGTGGTTGAGGGCGCGCTCGCCAGCGCGTTGACCGGCGGAACGGGCGACCGTCGACGGCTGTGA
- a CDS encoding dihydrofolate reductase family protein: protein MGENRPDEPTGTIVVATFLTLDGVMQAPGGPEEDRAGGFEYGGWSVTYWDELMGERMDRQFAEADALLLGRKTYELFASHWPNVDPEDDPTANRLNAMPKYVASRTLEEVTWTNSTLLSGDVADAVGDLELDPDDVLVVQGSHDMIQSLLAADLVNEFWLWVFPLVLGEGKRLFADGTIPAALELQNAETSSTGVQMLRYERAGDLEYGSFAVDAGEDESASSE, encoded by the coding sequence ATGGGCGAGAATCGACCCGACGAACCGACCGGCACTATCGTCGTTGCAACGTTTCTCACGCTCGATGGCGTGATGCAGGCACCGGGTGGCCCCGAGGAGGACCGAGCGGGAGGTTTCGAGTACGGCGGGTGGTCGGTCACCTACTGGGACGAACTGATGGGTGAGCGCATGGACCGCCAGTTCGCCGAGGCCGACGCGTTGTTACTCGGCCGGAAGACGTACGAACTCTTCGCATCCCACTGGCCCAACGTCGACCCCGAGGACGACCCGACCGCAAACCGGCTGAACGCCATGCCGAAGTACGTCGCCTCGCGAACGCTCGAGGAGGTGACGTGGACCAACTCGACGCTCCTCTCGGGCGACGTCGCGGACGCTGTGGGTGACCTCGAATTGGATCCCGACGATGTGCTCGTGGTTCAGGGAAGCCACGATATGATCCAGTCACTGCTCGCTGCCGACCTCGTCAACGAGTTCTGGCTCTGGGTCTTCCCGCTGGTGCTGGGGGAGGGAAAGCGACTGTTCGCCGACGGAACGATCCCTGCTGCCCTCGAGTTGCAGAACGCGGAGACCTCGAGTACGGGTGTCCAGATGCTTCGATACGAGCGAGCGGGCGACCTCGAGTACGGTTCGTTCGCAGTGGACGCCGGGGAGGACGAGTCGGCGTCGAGTGAGTAG
- a CDS encoding universal stress protein, translating to MAIDTILLAVGPMDTVRAEELADTVLEIADPLDASVVIGHAFTADEYEDIYDDLDLDARVDDVDPDEVARRRSPVGDLADIFEDAGVDYEIRGALGDVSTKVVDMAIDVDADRMVVGGRRRSPAEKAVMGSVSQEIILQAPCPVTYFRDLDVME from the coding sequence ATGGCGATCGATACGATACTGCTTGCAGTCGGGCCGATGGATACCGTCCGTGCCGAGGAACTCGCGGATACCGTCCTCGAGATCGCAGACCCTCTCGACGCGTCGGTCGTGATCGGACACGCCTTCACGGCTGACGAATACGAGGATATCTACGACGACCTCGATCTCGACGCGCGCGTCGACGACGTCGATCCGGACGAGGTCGCCAGGCGACGCTCGCCGGTGGGAGACCTGGCGGACATCTTCGAAGACGCCGGCGTCGACTACGAGATCCGTGGTGCACTCGGCGACGTCAGCACCAAAGTCGTCGACATGGCGATCGACGTCGACGCGGATCGGATGGTCGTCGGCGGTCGCCGGCGCTCGCCCGCAGAAAAGGCCGTGATGGGATCCGTCTCACAGGAAATCATTCTGCAAGCACCCTGTCCGGTAACGTACTTCCGCGATCTCGACGTAATGGAGTAA
- a CDS encoding universal stress protein — protein sequence MTLETVLLAVGPGDADRSDELIDAVVDVAAPADATVVLAHVFTKSEYDDVLSRLEFDREAEDVEPDDVARRHQTIIDLRETIEDQDLEYEIRGTIGEHGPAIVDLATSVDADRVIVGGRRRSPTGKAVFGSTAQEVLLSAPCPVTFVRGDYFDD from the coding sequence ATGACGCTCGAAACCGTCTTACTCGCCGTCGGTCCCGGCGACGCAGATCGAAGCGACGAACTGATCGACGCCGTCGTCGACGTCGCAGCGCCAGCCGATGCAACCGTCGTCCTCGCACACGTCTTTACCAAAAGCGAATACGACGACGTGCTCTCGCGACTCGAGTTCGATCGCGAAGCCGAAGACGTCGAACCGGACGACGTCGCTCGACGCCACCAGACGATCATCGACCTCCGCGAAACGATCGAGGATCAGGACCTCGAGTACGAAATCCGTGGCACAATCGGCGAACACGGCCCGGCGATCGTCGACCTCGCGACGAGCGTCGACGCCGACCGCGTCATCGTCGGCGGTCGACGCCGTTCTCCGACCGGAAAGGCGGTATTCGGCTCGACGGCGCAGGAAGTCTTGCTCTCGGCACCGTGTCCGGTCACGTTCGTCCGCGGCGATTACTTCGACGACTGA
- a CDS encoding SDR family NAD(P)-dependent oxidoreductase, with protein sequence MNGPALSDRTVLVTGSARGVGRELLLATADCGAKTAVHYHTSAEEAREVAEEATERGASDTMVIQGDVTDPESVDGLFAAVESELGAVDVLVNNVGDFAPTHWEELSLETWNRVLETNLTGTYLCSKRALPAMREGEYGRIVNVGYASSEKGLVSPVNFPYFVAKAGVLMFTRMLAADTQDDGLTVNAISPYVVENSDEFPDELPRDRPASYEDLIQPLYFFLDPENEYISGQNVEVDGGWLPETV encoded by the coding sequence ATGAACGGACCTGCCCTTTCGGATCGGACGGTGCTCGTGACTGGAAGCGCGCGAGGCGTCGGTCGGGAACTGCTGTTGGCGACGGCCGACTGTGGCGCGAAGACGGCCGTTCACTACCACACGAGTGCCGAAGAAGCCCGCGAGGTGGCCGAGGAAGCCACGGAACGCGGCGCGAGCGACACGATGGTCATCCAGGGCGACGTCACCGATCCGGAGAGCGTCGACGGCCTCTTCGCGGCCGTCGAGTCGGAACTCGGCGCCGTCGACGTGCTCGTGAACAACGTCGGCGACTTCGCCCCGACACACTGGGAGGAACTCTCCCTCGAGACCTGGAATCGGGTGCTCGAGACGAATCTCACCGGAACGTACCTCTGCTCGAAGCGCGCCCTCCCGGCCATGCGAGAGGGTGAGTACGGCCGGATCGTGAACGTCGGCTACGCCTCGAGCGAGAAGGGACTCGTCAGCCCGGTGAACTTTCCCTACTTTGTCGCGAAAGCGGGGGTTCTGATGTTCACGCGGATGCTCGCGGCGGATACGCAGGACGACGGCCTCACGGTGAACGCGATTTCGCCTTACGTCGTCGAGAACTCCGACGAATTCCCCGACGAACTGCCACGAGACCGACCCGCGAGTTACGAGGATCTGATTCAGCCGCTGTACTTCTTCCTCGATCCGGAGAACGAGTACATCAGCGGACAAAACGTCGAAGTCGACGGCGGGTGGCTCCCCGAGACGGTCTGA
- a CDS encoding MOSC domain-containing protein, producing the protein MTGRVRAIHIAAERGAQVERVESVRAVAGRGLEGDRYYDTEGTFADRDGSDLTLIEAEALEGVEREYDIALEPGAHRRNVTTEGVGLNHLVGERFHVGSVVCEGVELCEPCSSLERHLETRGVRDALVHRGGLRARILEGGPVRTDATVERV; encoded by the coding sequence ATGACGGGACGGGTACGAGCGATCCACATCGCGGCCGAACGGGGAGCGCAGGTGGAACGCGTCGAGTCGGTGCGCGCCGTCGCCGGACGCGGACTCGAGGGTGATCGCTACTACGACACCGAGGGAACGTTCGCCGACCGAGACGGCAGCGACCTCACGCTGATCGAAGCGGAAGCGCTCGAGGGAGTCGAACGCGAGTACGATATCGCCCTCGAGCCGGGCGCTCACCGGCGGAACGTGACGACCGAAGGGGTCGGGCTGAACCACCTCGTCGGCGAACGGTTTCACGTGGGATCGGTCGTCTGCGAGGGCGTCGAGCTCTGCGAGCCGTGTTCGTCCCTCGAGCGTCACCTCGAGACGAGGGGCGTTCGCGACGCGCTGGTTCATCGCGGCGGGCTCAGAGCGCGGATTCTCGAGGGCGGACCCGTGAGAACGGACGCGACGGTTGAACGGGTGTAA
- a CDS encoding YqcI/YcgG family protein — protein MNEPGIQSLMDQDTLERRVRAGETPEWVADHWRTFREGLLGERNGTPFPCFFGAESVQQGEPLYTAVPSMSEADDLLTLRDRILEYLECYRDHSDRASLVTFFKPPEKSSSEREYHDALWHILQTLHLHDPEPWPEDIPTDPDDPYWEFCLGGEPMFPTCRAPFYEERKSRYCPIGLEITFQPRALFENLGVTADTDAGQHAREVIQDRLEGYDGVCPHADLGDWGVETDREWPQYMFSEDEAQAPSTCPMTVTREHPKPAARLP, from the coding sequence ATGAACGAGCCGGGTATCCAGTCGCTGATGGATCAGGATACGCTCGAGCGCCGCGTCCGGGCGGGCGAGACGCCCGAGTGGGTGGCCGACCACTGGCGGACGTTTCGCGAGGGGCTGCTCGGCGAGCGAAACGGAACGCCGTTCCCGTGCTTTTTCGGGGCCGAGTCGGTTCAGCAGGGCGAACCGCTGTATACGGCCGTCCCGTCGATGAGCGAGGCCGACGACCTACTGACGCTTCGCGATCGAATCCTCGAGTACCTCGAGTGCTATCGGGATCACTCCGATCGGGCGTCGCTCGTGACGTTCTTCAAACCGCCCGAGAAATCCTCCTCGGAGCGCGAGTATCACGACGCGCTCTGGCACATTCTGCAGACGCTGCACCTCCACGATCCCGAGCCGTGGCCGGAGGATATTCCGACCGATCCGGACGACCCCTACTGGGAGTTCTGTCTCGGCGGCGAACCCATGTTTCCGACCTGTCGCGCCCCCTTCTACGAGGAGCGAAAGAGTCGCTACTGTCCGATCGGCCTCGAGATCACGTTCCAGCCGCGGGCGCTGTTCGAGAACCTCGGCGTCACGGCCGACACCGACGCCGGCCAGCACGCTCGAGAGGTCATCCAGGACCGACTCGAGGGCTACGACGGCGTCTGTCCTCACGCCGATCTGGGCGATTGGGGCGTCGAGACCGACCGAGAGTGGCCCCAGTACATGTTCTCGGAGGACGAGGCCCAGGCACCATCGACGTGTCCGATGACGGTCACGCGAGAGCACCCGAAACCGGCCGCGAGGCTGCCGTGA